In a single window of the Sphingosinicella microcystinivorans genome:
- a CDS encoding THxN family PEP-CTERM protein has translation MKPAFLSKALPAAALAAATVFSTSAHAAVVNEWGYDVAAEFTAATPDSGTPGGFISGPLQISWGRPSGTVSAGGGRSALTIGDTPALGNVFTNGADAAANSLTHSNNVINNLAGENWQRLDTASLKIDIALTSVDPALGAADPFVLSFVIDFLETPNAPVGGICADGVAAGSQGTGCRDIFVISAGSLTQYFTFEGETYKFSFFDLGGAIGTLSDNACAAVDQGSGCVGFLTFEEQQNVVNFAFNITHVPEPAALALFGLGLAGLGLARRRRTA, from the coding sequence ATGAAACCAGCGTTTCTCAGCAAAGCCCTGCCGGCTGCCGCGCTCGCCGCCGCCACGGTTTTCTCGACCTCGGCCCATGCCGCTGTCGTCAACGAATGGGGCTACGATGTCGCGGCCGAGTTCACCGCGGCGACACCGGATAGCGGAACCCCCGGCGGTTTCATCTCGGGTCCGCTCCAGATATCGTGGGGCCGCCCGTCCGGCACGGTCTCGGCCGGCGGCGGCCGCAGCGCGCTGACGATCGGCGACACGCCGGCGCTCGGCAACGTGTTCACGAACGGCGCCGATGCCGCCGCGAACAGCCTGACGCACTCGAACAACGTCATCAACAATCTGGCGGGTGAGAACTGGCAGCGTCTCGACACGGCTTCGCTGAAGATCGACATCGCGCTCACGTCGGTCGATCCGGCGCTCGGCGCCGCCGATCCGTTCGTGCTGTCGTTCGTCATCGACTTCCTCGAGACGCCGAACGCTCCTGTCGGCGGGATCTGCGCCGATGGCGTGGCCGCGGGCTCGCAGGGCACCGGCTGCCGCGACATCTTCGTCATCTCGGCGGGCAGCCTGACGCAGTACTTCACGTTCGAGGGCGAAACCTACAAGTTCTCGTTCTTCGACCTCGGCGGCGCGATCGGCACGCTCTCCGACAACGCTTGTGCGGCTGTCGATCAGGGCTCGGGCTGCGTCGGCTTCCTGACCTTCGAGGAGCAGCAGAACGTCGTGAACTTCGCGTTCAACATCACCCACGTGCCGGAGCCGGCTGCGCTCGCGCTCTTCGGCCTCGGCCTTGCCGGTCTCGGTCTGGCGCGTCGCCGCCGCACCGCCTGA